From one Lemur catta isolate mLemCat1 chromosome 5, mLemCat1.pri, whole genome shotgun sequence genomic stretch:
- the LOC123638840 gene encoding putative tripartite motif-containing protein 75: MAAVAAAVAGFQAEAKCPICLDYLRDPVTIECGHNFCRSCVQQSWADLQDSFPCPVCRYRCEEGHFRSNTQLGRMVEIARLLHSPRGNKKGQEETSLCDKHSQVLRAFCEEDLEMLCPLCTQAPEHRGHHVRPVEEAASHHRKRLRGYMEALKRRLADLQKLISIQRKKPLELRERVENQRQELSSEFEHLNQFLDREEDAMLSRLDEEEKDIEQKLSANITAFSNYLSTLKSQLSKVVELSGLSEVEMLSQIKVFYRSENEASPSVFSIHLRREGCSFPPQYSALERIIRRFKVDVMLDPETAHPNLMVSEDKKCVRFTKRKQKVRALPRRFTGRPVVLGFPYFHSGRHFWEVEVGDKSEWAVGVCKDSLPTKARRPPSPWQGCWAVRLQDSGYDAPGAVPAPLLDVKDRVIGVFLDYELGEISFYDMAEKSRICTFSDTFSGPLRPYFRVGPDSKPLRVCTGADCE, encoded by the coding sequence ATGGCAGCAGTGGCGGCAGCGGTGGCAGGGTTCCAAGCGGAAGCCAAGTGCCCCATCTGTCTGGACTACCTGAGGGACCCGGTCACCATCGAGTGCGGGCACAACTTCTGCCGCTCCTGCGTCCAGCAGTCCTGGGCAGACCTGCAGGACAGTTTCCCGTGTCCCGTCTGCCGCTACCGCTGCGAGGAGGGGCACTTCCGCAGCAACACCCAGCTGGGCAGGATGGTGGAAATCGCCAGGCTGCTGCACAGCCCCAGAGGCAATAAAAAGGGGCAGGAAGAGACGTCCTTGTGCGACAAGCACAGCCAGGTCCTGAGAGCTTTCTGTGAGGAGGACCTGGAGATGCTGTGTCCCCTGTGCACTCAGGCCCCGGAGCACCGCGGCCACCACGTGAGGCCCGTAGAGGAGGCTGCCTCTCATCACAGGAAGAGGCTCCGCGGTTACATGGAGGCCCTGAAGAGGCGATTGGCAGACCTTCAAAAATTAATAAGCATTCAAAGGAAAAAACCCTTGGAACTGAGAGAGAGGGTGGAAAACCAGAGGCAAGAATTATCCTCTGAATTTGAGCACCTGAACCAGTTTTTAGACCGTGAGGAAGATGCAATGCTCTCCAGGTTAGACGAAGAAGAGAAGGACATTGAACAGAAACTCAGTGCCAACATAACAGCATTTTCAAACTACCTTTCCACACTCAAAAGTCAATTAAGTAAGGTCGTAGAGCTCAGCGGGCTGTCTGAAGTGGAAATGCTATCACAAATTAAAGTTTTCTACAGGTCTGAAAATGAGGCTAGCCCATCAGTCTTCTCGATTCATTTGAGGAGAGAAGGCTGCAGTTTTCCTCCCCAGTATTCGGCCCTTGAGAGAATCATAAGGAGATTCAAAGTAGATGTGATGCTAGACCCCGAAACGGCACACCCGAACCTGATGGTCTCTGAGGATAAGAAATGCGTGagatttacaaagagaaaacaaaaggttCGTGCTCTTCCAAGAAGATTTACAGGCAGACCGGTTGTCCTCGGTTTTCCGTATTTTCACTCTGGCAGGCACTTCTGGGAAGTGGAAGTGGGAGACAAGTCTGAATGGGCCGTTGGCGTGTGCAAGGACTCTCTTCCCACGAAGGCCAGGAGGCCACCATCGCCCTGGCAGGGGTGCTGGGCGGTCCGGCTGCAGGACAGTGGCTACGACGCCCCCGGAGCTGTTCCAGCCCCTCTTCTAGACGTGAAGGACAGAGTCATTGGCGTTTTCCTGGACTACGAGCTGGGTGAGATCTCGTTCTATGACATGGCCGAGAAATCTCGCATCTGTACTTTCAGTGACACCTTCAGTGGACCTCTTCGGCCTTATTTCCGGGTAGGACCTGATTCAAAGCCTCTCAGGGTTTGTACAGGAGCAGATTGTGAATGA